A section of the Bradyrhizobium oligotrophicum S58 genome encodes:
- a CDS encoding AMP-binding protein, giving the protein MRDLFNFGQMLSAHARTAPERVGARDLDRAMSFRLWNERACRLANALLGLGLAKGDRVAILAYNCVEWCEIYAATAKAGLVALPINFRLTAPEVQFIVENADAAAMIVQDELTGLVEEARQDLGIPDDRFIHFGTKPRPAGYRGYEDIIAAAADREPGQQVALSDPWTLMYTSGTTGKPKGVLRSHRSAVLLSMVTEIELKLSRNDGALLVMPMCHANSLNFFGAFGYIGGVNSIYSRKSFDPEHAVTTLADGGSTFTSLVPTHYIMMLDLPRGLRAQHDFSAVTKLMISSAPARPETKREVMEMFPKSGLYELYGATETGWVTMLHPHEQFTKLGSVGRECVGAAPIRLLDEAGNEVPDGEAGELYSSNAHTFDCYWRLPEKTREAFRGDYCSVGDMARRDADGYIQLADRKSNMIISGGENIYPSEVEALVGAHPGVKDIAVIGLPDDKWGERVHAVIVPRDGMAVQESELVEWAKERLAGFKRPRSYAFITDAEMPRNATGKILHRELKKRFS; this is encoded by the coding sequence ATGAGGGATCTCTTCAACTTCGGGCAGATGCTGTCGGCCCATGCGAGGACGGCACCGGAGCGCGTGGGTGCGCGCGATCTCGACCGTGCGATGAGCTTCAGGCTGTGGAACGAGCGTGCCTGCCGGCTCGCCAACGCGCTGCTCGGGCTCGGCCTGGCCAAGGGCGATCGCGTCGCGATCCTCGCCTACAATTGCGTGGAATGGTGCGAGATCTACGCGGCCACCGCCAAGGCCGGCCTGGTGGCGCTGCCGATCAATTTCCGCCTCACCGCGCCCGAGGTGCAGTTCATCGTAGAGAATGCCGATGCGGCCGCGATGATCGTGCAAGACGAGCTGACGGGCCTCGTCGAGGAGGCGCGCCAGGATCTCGGCATCCCCGACGACCGCTTCATCCATTTCGGCACCAAGCCGCGTCCCGCGGGCTATCGCGGCTATGAGGATATCATCGCCGCGGCTGCGGATCGCGAGCCTGGCCAGCAGGTCGCACTGTCGGATCCCTGGACCTTGATGTACACCTCGGGCACCACCGGCAAGCCGAAGGGCGTGCTGCGCAGCCATCGCAGCGCCGTGCTGCTGTCGATGGTCACCGAGATCGAGCTGAAGCTCAGCCGCAACGATGGTGCACTGCTGGTGATGCCGATGTGCCATGCCAACTCGCTGAATTTCTTCGGCGCCTTCGGCTATATCGGCGGCGTCAATTCGATCTACTCGCGCAAGAGCTTCGATCCCGAGCACGCCGTGACGACGCTCGCGGACGGTGGCTCGACCTTCACCTCGCTGGTGCCGACGCACTACATCATGATGCTCGATCTGCCGCGCGGGTTGCGCGCGCAGCATGATTTCAGCGCGGTCACCAAGCTGATGATCTCCTCGGCGCCGGCGCGCCCCGAGACCAAGCGCGAGGTGATGGAGATGTTTCCGAAGTCCGGCCTCTACGAGCTCTATGGCGCCACCGAGACCGGCTGGGTCACCATGCTGCATCCGCATGAGCAGTTCACCAAGCTCGGCTCCGTGGGCCGCGAATGCGTCGGCGCCGCGCCCATCCGTCTGCTGGATGAGGCCGGCAACGAGGTGCCGGACGGCGAGGCGGGCGAGCTCTATTCCTCGAACGCGCACACCTTCGACTGCTACTGGCGGCTGCCGGAGAAGACCAGGGAGGCGTTTCGCGGCGACTACTGCTCGGTCGGCGACATGGCGCGGCGCGATGCCGACGGCTACATCCAGCTCGCCGACCGCAAGAGCAACATGATCATATCAGGCGGCGAGAACATCTATCCCTCCGAGGTCGAGGCGCTGGTCGGCGCCCATCCGGGCGTCAAGGACATCGCCGTGATCGGCCTGCCCGACGACAAATGGGGCGAGCGCGTGCACGCCGTGATCGTGCCTCGCGACGGCATGGCCGTGCAGGAGAGCGAGCTGGTCGAGTGGGCAAAAGAACGACTCGCCGGTTTCAAGCGGCCGCGTTCCTACGCCTTCATCACCGACGCCGAGATGCCGCGCAATGCCACCGGCAAGATCCTGCATCGCGAGCTGAAGAAGAGATTTTCCTAA
- a CDS encoding copper chaperone PCu(A)C, with protein MRAGVVPAGRRQSLAAVAALLVSMTPAPAAAGEGLTLSEAWVPAAPEVGRDIPLLITVKNETSAPEALLRVRCPIANFSERHTVDRGEGAPAMRSIPNIPIPAGSTLVLLPTAYHVMLLQTREPLEPGKRFTCTIVFQKAGSIETEVEVRKSP; from the coding sequence GTGCGCGCTGGCGTGGTGCCGGCCGGGCGACGCCAGTCTCTGGCGGCTGTTGCGGCGCTGTTGGTGTCGATGACGCCCGCGCCCGCGGCGGCTGGCGAAGGTCTGACGCTGTCCGAAGCCTGGGTGCCCGCCGCGCCCGAGGTCGGCCGAGACATCCCCCTGCTGATTACCGTCAAGAACGAAACCAGCGCGCCGGAAGCGCTGCTGCGCGTGCGCTGTCCGATCGCCAATTTCTCCGAACGCCACACCGTCGACCGCGGCGAAGGCGCGCCCGCGATGCGCTCCATCCCCAACATCCCGATTCCCGCGGGCAGCACGCTGGTGCTGCTGCCGACCGCCTATCACGTGATGCTGCTGCAGACGCGCGAGCCGCTCGAGCCGGGCAAGCGCTTCACCTGCACGATCGTATTCCAGAAGGCAGGATCCATCGAAACGGAGGTCGAGGTTCGCAAGTCCCCTTGA
- a CDS encoding PQQ-dependent dehydrogenase, methanol/ethanol family — MRINVRSTLRAVLLASAAFACFHLASPAQAADEMTPERLLNADKESGNWLHHHKNYSGTRFSALKEINKDNVKNLKVAWTMHLGGVEGGGIWSHGGLEGTPIVENGMIYVTDGWGSVYKIDARGGKGQMVWKMDPKTDHDWAGAIACCGVDNRGVALWGNLVISHTLDGRLIATNKETGQVAWQRQVADPDKGEVITGAPLIVKNMAVSGVAGAEYGIRGWIAATDLSTQKEVWRTHTIPAKGEPGSETWKDSNDAAAAGGGSTWVTGTYDPSTDTIIWGVGNPGPDWDNAYRPGDNLYTDSSLALDANTGKIKWHYQHTPNDPYDYDSVAENVLVDVPAPNGSTLKLALEADRNGFAYAIDRTSGKFIWGLPFVKKVTWTKGLDAETGKPIEYDPKNPVQRYNAAVTPSRDNKVADICPGNMGGKNWPPTAYNPDLKLWYIPVIESCNRITVEESTKDKLKAREFWTGGGPSQPFKITGSVTAIDVTTGKVAGKMETPFPNLGGMLATPDLVFSGQPSGEVMALDGKTLQKLWEFNTGGGVNAPPVTFSVDGKQYVAILVGLGGAWDKWFIEATPELKKIQPGSMLYVFSL, encoded by the coding sequence ATGAGGATTAACGTCAGGTCGACCTTGCGGGCGGTGCTGCTGGCCAGCGCAGCCTTCGCCTGTTTCCACCTCGCATCGCCGGCGCAGGCCGCCGACGAGATGACGCCGGAGCGCTTGCTCAACGCCGACAAGGAATCCGGCAATTGGCTGCATCACCACAAGAACTATTCGGGGACGCGGTTCTCTGCGCTGAAAGAGATCAACAAGGACAACGTCAAGAACCTCAAGGTCGCCTGGACCATGCATCTCGGCGGCGTCGAGGGCGGCGGCATCTGGAGCCATGGCGGCCTCGAAGGCACTCCGATCGTCGAGAACGGCATGATCTATGTCACCGACGGCTGGGGCTCGGTCTACAAGATCGATGCGCGCGGCGGCAAAGGCCAGATGGTCTGGAAGATGGATCCGAAGACGGATCACGATTGGGCCGGCGCCATCGCCTGCTGCGGCGTCGACAATCGTGGCGTCGCGCTGTGGGGCAATCTGGTCATCTCCCACACGCTCGACGGCCGCCTGATCGCAACCAACAAGGAGACCGGCCAGGTCGCTTGGCAGCGCCAGGTCGCTGATCCCGACAAGGGCGAGGTCATCACCGGCGCACCGCTGATCGTGAAGAACATGGCCGTTTCCGGCGTCGCAGGTGCCGAATACGGCATCCGCGGCTGGATCGCCGCGACCGACCTGTCGACACAGAAAGAAGTCTGGCGCACCCACACCATTCCGGCGAAGGGCGAGCCCGGCAGTGAGACCTGGAAGGACAGCAACGACGCGGCCGCGGCCGGCGGCGGCTCGACCTGGGTGACGGGCACCTACGATCCCTCGACCGACACCATCATCTGGGGCGTCGGCAATCCCGGCCCGGATTGGGACAACGCTTATCGGCCGGGCGACAATCTCTACACTGACAGTTCGCTGGCGCTCGACGCCAACACCGGCAAGATCAAGTGGCACTATCAGCACACGCCGAACGATCCCTATGACTATGACAGCGTCGCCGAGAACGTCCTGGTCGACGTGCCAGCACCGAACGGATCGACCCTGAAGCTCGCGCTGGAGGCCGACCGCAACGGCTTCGCCTATGCGATCGATCGGACCAGCGGCAAGTTCATCTGGGGCCTGCCCTTCGTCAAGAAGGTGACCTGGACCAAGGGCCTCGATGCCGAGACCGGCAAGCCGATCGAGTATGATCCGAAGAATCCGGTGCAACGCTACAATGCCGCGGTCACGCCGAGCCGCGACAACAAGGTCGCGGACATCTGCCCGGGCAACATGGGCGGCAAGAACTGGCCGCCGACGGCCTACAATCCGGACCTGAAGCTCTGGTACATTCCGGTCATCGAGAGCTGTAACCGGATCACCGTCGAGGAGTCGACCAAGGACAAGCTGAAGGCGCGCGAGTTCTGGACCGGCGGCGGACCGAGCCAGCCGTTCAAGATCACGGGCAGCGTGACCGCGATCGACGTCACCACCGGCAAGGTCGCCGGCAAGATGGAGACGCCGTTCCCGAATCTCGGCGGCATGCTGGCGACGCCTGACCTCGTCTTCTCCGGCCAGCCTTCGGGCGAGGTGATGGCGCTCGACGGCAAGACGCTGCAGAAGCTGTGGGAGTTCAACACCGGCGGCGGCGTCAATGCGCCCCCGGTGACGTTCTCTGTCGACGGCAAGCAGTATGTCGCGATCCTGGTCGGTCTCGGCGGCGCCTGGGACAAGTGGTTCATCGAAGCCACGCCCGAGCTGAAGAAGATCCAGCCCGGCTCGATGCTCTACGTCTTCTCGCTGTGA
- a CDS encoding formate/nitrite transporter family protein, which yields MHSKATSPTFSPAADIEGVSDQQRREIRAQSRPNAALIHETIRAEGESELERRWWAILLSGFAAGLSMSLSLIVQGEFYAFVADEAARRLFAPLGYTAGFLVVVLGRQQLFTENTLTPILPLLHHRDAKTLGQVARLWSLVLLANIVGTWAAAAALAHTDVFEPRIIDAFTELSRHTVEGPFSTTFMRAIFAGWLIALMAWLLPAVRGARAHIVMVMTYLVALGQFAHIVAGSVECAFLVLKGQTSLWDYVAMFFVPTLLGNVVGGTTLVALLNYGQVAAELDQNS from the coding sequence GTGCACAGCAAGGCAACCTCCCCGACCTTCAGCCCCGCCGCCGACATCGAGGGCGTCTCGGACCAGCAGCGGCGGGAGATCCGGGCGCAGAGCCGGCCCAACGCGGCACTGATTCATGAGACCATCCGCGCCGAGGGCGAAAGCGAGCTCGAACGGCGCTGGTGGGCCATTCTGTTGTCGGGCTTCGCGGCAGGACTGTCGATGAGTCTGTCGCTCATCGTACAGGGCGAGTTCTACGCCTTTGTCGCCGACGAAGCGGCGCGGCGGCTGTTTGCTCCGCTCGGCTATACCGCCGGCTTCCTCGTGGTGGTGCTCGGCCGGCAGCAATTGTTCACCGAGAACACGCTGACGCCGATCCTGCCGCTGCTGCATCATCGGGATGCAAAGACGCTGGGACAGGTGGCCCGGCTCTGGAGCCTCGTGCTTCTCGCCAATATCGTGGGGACATGGGCCGCCGCAGCAGCGCTGGCGCACACCGATGTGTTCGAGCCGCGGATCATCGATGCCTTCACCGAGCTAAGCCGCCACACCGTCGAAGGTCCGTTCTCGACCACCTTCATGCGCGCGATCTTCGCGGGCTGGCTGATCGCATTGATGGCGTGGCTGCTGCCGGCCGTGCGCGGCGCGCGCGCCCATATCGTCATGGTGATGACCTATCTGGTCGCGCTCGGGCAGTTCGCGCACATCGTCGCCGGATCGGTCGAATGCGCCTTCCTGGTTCTCAAGGGACAGACCTCGCTGTGGGACTATGTCGCGATGTTCTTCGTCCCGACGCTGCTCGGCAATGTCGTGGGCGGGACGACGCTGGTAGCCCTGCTCAATTATGGTCAGGTCGCAGCCGAGCTCGACCAGAATTCCTAG
- a CDS encoding sensor histidine kinase — protein MAKATHSPESGADTLLRLIASSSTLELDSEREGVWIEVIRKMDEVYSDLLRYEVDLEHKNAELEEAQAFVTNVIESVSDILVVCDAKGTVQQANSAFLQTSGRALPDIAGRNIAEMIDPDHRPKLAALLKPRSSAEVVDGELRFAAAAGASSDLFAINSSPRHDHRGRFIGVVLTGRPIGELRRAYEALHKAHHELQRAQRQLVEQEKMASLGRLVAGVAHELNNPISFVYGNIHTLMRYRTSLVGYLDAIHEQPVADDVAALRKDLRIDAILDDFGPLIEGTLEGAVRISEIVKNLRRLSFSKLGEVERVNIERLINTAVLWAGRTKQHRVDIQIDVEPDLWISGNEGQLHQVIVNLVENAIDAMRATELPRLVVSAARQGSEIAFRITDNGSGIDKDHLSHIFEPFFTTKRVGEGTGLGLWISYGIVREHGGELSAANEPQGGATFSFTLPAA, from the coding sequence ATGGCAAAGGCCACTCACTCTCCTGAGTCCGGGGCTGACACGCTTCTGAGGCTGATCGCGAGCAGCAGCACGCTCGAGCTCGACAGCGAGCGCGAAGGCGTGTGGATCGAAGTGATCCGCAAGATGGACGAGGTCTATTCCGACCTGCTGCGTTACGAGGTCGATCTCGAGCACAAGAATGCGGAGCTCGAGGAAGCCCAGGCCTTCGTCACCAATGTCATCGAGTCGGTCTCCGATATTCTGGTCGTGTGCGACGCCAAAGGCACGGTGCAGCAGGCCAACTCGGCCTTCTTGCAGACGTCAGGACGGGCTCTGCCTGACATCGCCGGTCGTAACATCGCCGAGATGATCGACCCCGATCATCGGCCCAAGCTCGCCGCGCTGCTGAAGCCGCGCAGCAGCGCCGAGGTGGTCGACGGCGAATTGCGCTTTGCCGCGGCGGCCGGCGCCAGCTCCGATCTGTTCGCGATCAACAGCTCGCCCCGGCATGATCATCGCGGCCGCTTCATCGGCGTGGTGCTGACAGGACGGCCGATCGGCGAGCTTCGCCGCGCCTATGAGGCCCTGCACAAGGCGCATCACGAGCTGCAGCGGGCGCAGCGGCAGCTGGTCGAGCAGGAGAAGATGGCGAGCCTCGGCCGCCTCGTCGCCGGTGTCGCGCACGAGCTGAACAATCCGATCAGCTTCGTCTATGGCAACATCCACACGCTGATGCGTTACCGCACCTCGCTGGTCGGCTATCTCGATGCCATCCACGAGCAGCCGGTCGCGGATGACGTCGCCGCGCTCCGCAAGGATCTCCGGATCGATGCCATCCTCGATGATTTCGGCCCGCTGATCGAGGGCACGCTGGAAGGCGCGGTGCGTATCAGCGAGATCGTCAAGAACCTGCGCCGCCTGTCGTTCTCGAAGCTCGGCGAGGTCGAGCGCGTCAATATCGAACGGCTGATCAATACGGCCGTGCTGTGGGCGGGCCGTACCAAGCAGCATCGCGTCGACATCCAGATCGATGTCGAGCCGGATCTGTGGATCTCCGGCAATGAAGGCCAGCTGCATCAGGTGATCGTCAACCTCGTGGAGAACGCGATCGACGCGATGCGTGCGACCGAGTTGCCGCGCCTCGTCGTTTCGGCGGCACGCCAGGGCAGCGAGATCGCGTTCAGGATCACCGACAATGGGTCCGGCATCGACAAGGATCATCTGAGCCACATCTTCGAGCCGTTCTTCACGACCAAGCGCGTCGGCGAGGGCACGGGTCTCGGGCTCTGGATCAGCTACGGCATCGTCCGCGAGCACGGCGGCGAGCTGTCCGCGGCCAACGAGCCGCAGGGCGGCGCCACGTTCTCCTTCACCTTGCCGGCGGCGTGA
- a CDS encoding GntR family transcriptional regulator, protein MRIVPPAPSLVDQVVEAITDEIVSGVLMSGSRLIQDDLAEAYGVSRQPVQQALMLLRGCGLVQSAPGRGLIVAPLDPGFVRDLYEMRAVLEGLAARLAAERASDRAAREGPAYIAAGHEAVKSGLVGRKIETDIAFHRFLGDLSGNTLIGETMAPHWPCLKRVMSDVLQKEQSMSRRVWDEHEDILAAIVDGRSADAERLSREHISRAARVFIHHIELQQESRPKQRRMLSAKKMSL, encoded by the coding sequence ATGAGAATCGTGCCCCCTGCCCCCTCTTTGGTCGACCAGGTCGTCGAAGCGATCACTGACGAGATCGTCAGCGGCGTGCTGATGTCCGGTTCCCGGCTGATCCAGGACGATCTCGCCGAGGCCTATGGAGTCTCGCGTCAGCCCGTGCAGCAGGCCTTGATGCTGTTGCGCGGCTGTGGGCTGGTGCAGAGCGCACCCGGCCGCGGCCTGATCGTGGCGCCGCTCGACCCCGGCTTCGTGCGGGATCTCTATGAGATGCGCGCGGTGCTCGAAGGTCTTGCAGCACGGCTCGCAGCCGAGCGCGCCAGCGATCGCGCCGCGCGCGAAGGTCCGGCCTACATCGCCGCCGGTCACGAGGCGGTCAAAAGCGGCCTCGTCGGCCGCAAGATCGAAACCGACATCGCCTTCCACCGCTTCCTGGGTGATCTCTCCGGCAATACGCTGATCGGCGAGACGATGGCGCCGCATTGGCCATGTCTGAAGCGGGTGATGTCCGACGTGCTGCAGAAGGAGCAGAGCATGTCCCGGAGGGTCTGGGACGAGCACGAGGACATTCTCGCCGCCATCGTCGACGGGCGTAGCGCCGACGCCGAACGGCTGAGCCGCGAGCACATTTCGCGCGCGGCGCGTGTGTTCATCCACCACATCGAGCTCCAGCAGGAGAGCCGCCCGAAGCAGCGGCGCATGCTCTCGGCCAAGAAGATGTCGCTATGA
- a CDS encoding thiamine pyrophosphate-binding protein, with the protein MKISPDSAADLIARLLKRRGVSRVFALCGGHIMPIWMRLDAEGISIIDVRDERAAVHMAQAHAELTGELGVALVTAGPGMTNAITGIANAHVSRAPVLVLSGGNPRPQENRGGLQDMDHTQLVRSITRYARTVREPSLVLQELDEAISRAVGDGGEPGPVFIDFPVDTLRGTVPKALQLEEHLAPKPRRATRPDASEVEKAVELLWSARRVLVISGRGARGAGPELIVLLDRLGAVYLDTGESRGLVPDDHPSVVGAMRGAVMGDADVVLTVGRRLDFQLAYGSPAVFKDAKFVRISDTASELRDNRRGAAEILASPSETLRAIVALAANRESAVDRQWAAKLRTAHQERAAKLRQSMATAPVGSDGRLHPNRVLSALQDAIGNDAVVITDGGDFLSFARVGLSAPLMLDPGPFGCIGIGVPYGIAASLAFPDKPVVVATGDGAFGFNAIEVDTAVRHKAPVLIVVANNGAWQIEVHDQTVTHGKVVGTKLQFADHAAMARAFGMHAERVETEEQLAPAIKRALANRPALLDMVVTPEAVSSDAKTGLAWVPDLQPLAAWDEAERKWRGT; encoded by the coding sequence ATGAAAATCTCTCCCGACAGTGCCGCTGATCTGATCGCCCGCCTGCTCAAGCGCCGGGGTGTGAGCCGCGTGTTCGCGCTGTGCGGCGGCCACATCATGCCGATCTGGATGCGGCTCGACGCCGAGGGTATCAGCATCATCGACGTGCGCGACGAGCGCGCCGCCGTGCACATGGCGCAGGCGCATGCCGAGCTGACCGGCGAGCTTGGCGTCGCGCTGGTCACCGCAGGGCCCGGCATGACCAATGCCATCACCGGCATCGCCAACGCCCATGTCTCGCGCGCGCCGGTGCTGGTGCTTTCGGGCGGCAATCCGCGGCCGCAGGAGAACCGCGGCGGCCTGCAGGATATGGATCACACCCAGCTGGTGCGCTCGATCACGCGCTATGCGCGCACCGTCCGCGAGCCATCGCTGGTGCTGCAGGAGCTCGACGAGGCGATCTCCCGTGCCGTCGGCGATGGCGGCGAGCCCGGGCCTGTCTTCATCGATTTCCCCGTGGACACCTTGCGCGGAACGGTGCCGAAGGCGCTTCAATTGGAGGAGCATCTCGCGCCGAAGCCGCGCAGGGCGACGCGGCCCGACGCTTCCGAGGTCGAGAAAGCCGTCGAGCTGTTGTGGTCGGCGCGCCGCGTGCTCGTCATCTCCGGCCGCGGCGCGCGCGGTGCGGGCCCCGAACTGATCGTACTGCTCGACCGGCTCGGCGCGGTCTATCTCGACACCGGTGAGAGCAGGGGGCTTGTGCCCGACGATCACCCCTCGGTGGTCGGCGCGATGCGCGGCGCCGTGATGGGGGATGCCGATGTGGTGTTGACAGTCGGCCGCCGGCTCGACTTCCAGCTCGCCTATGGCTCGCCGGCCGTGTTCAAGGACGCCAAATTCGTGCGCATCAGCGACACCGCGTCGGAGCTGCGCGACAACCGCCGCGGCGCCGCGGAGATCCTGGCATCCCCGTCGGAGACCTTGCGCGCCATCGTGGCACTGGCGGCCAATCGCGAATCCGCCGTCGACCGGCAATGGGCGGCCAAGCTCCGCACTGCGCATCAGGAGCGCGCGGCCAAGCTGCGCCAGAGCATGGCAACGGCGCCGGTCGGCAGCGACGGACGGCTGCATCCGAATCGTGTGCTGTCGGCGCTGCAGGACGCCATCGGCAACGACGCTGTCGTGATCACCGATGGCGGAGATTTCCTCTCGTTTGCCCGCGTCGGCCTGAGCGCGCCGCTGATGCTCGATCCCGGCCCGTTCGGCTGCATCGGCATCGGCGTGCCCTATGGCATCGCCGCAAGCCTTGCTTTCCCCGACAAGCCCGTGGTGGTCGCGACCGGCGACGGCGCGTTCGGCTTCAACGCGATCGAGGTCGACACCGCCGTGCGCCACAAGGCGCCGGTCCTGATCGTCGTCGCCAACAACGGCGCCTGGCAGATCGAGGTGCACGACCAGACCGTGACGCACGGCAAGGTCGTCGGCACCAAGCTGCAATTCGCCGATCACGCCGCCATGGCGCGCGCCTTCGGCATGCATGCCGAGCGGGTGGAGACCGAAGAGCAGCTCGCGCCTGCAATCAAGCGCGCGCTGGCCAACCGTCCGGCGCTGCTCGACATGGTGGTGACGCCGGAGGCCGTCTCCTCCGACGCCAAGACCGGCCTCGCCTGGGTCCCCGACCTGCAGCCGCTCGCCGCCTGGGACGAGGCGGAGCGGAAGTGGCGGGGGACTTAG
- a CDS encoding c-type cytochrome, translated as MACVLASGSLASAQSAADPTEAGKAVFKRANCVGCHKWHGNGGGGYGGDALSLRKTQLTREHIVETVTCGRPGTGMPYFARGSYDTTKCYDMNRQDVGERVPPEGGTFLRPNDIEAVADYVLAHIKGRGEPNYDECTAFFGNTSRVCDIYKANAAKPASESSTSEPSK; from the coding sequence TTGGCTTGCGTTCTCGCTTCTGGATCGCTCGCCTCGGCGCAATCAGCAGCCGATCCGACCGAGGCGGGCAAGGCGGTGTTCAAGCGCGCCAACTGCGTCGGCTGCCACAAATGGCACGGCAATGGCGGTGGCGGCTATGGCGGCGACGCGCTGTCCTTGCGCAAGACCCAGCTCACGCGCGAGCACATCGTCGAGACCGTCACTTGTGGCCGGCCAGGGACGGGGATGCCCTACTTTGCGCGCGGCTCCTACGACACGACGAAATGCTACGACATGAACCGCCAGGACGTGGGCGAGCGCGTGCCGCCGGAAGGCGGCACGTTCCTGCGGCCCAACGATATCGAAGCGGTCGCGGACTACGTGCTCGCGCACATCAAGGGACGCGGCGAGCCGAACTACGACGAGTGCACAGCCTTCTTCGGCAACACCTCGCGCGTCTGCGACATCTACAAGGCCAATGCTGCCAAGCCTGCAAGCGAGTCCTCGACAAGCGAGCCATCGAAATGA
- a CDS encoding GntR family transcriptional regulator: MPPLKTQPNLTERVYQRILSDIVGGELPESARLIQDDLARDLGVSRQPVQQALLLLRNQGFVREAPGRGLEVAPIDTDFIRNLYEIRAVAEGLASRLAATRGAERAADEGPKLIEDGRRAEREHSVEKLIEADVKFHEFLYEISGNSVIQDTTQPHWLHLRRLMGEVLMRDETPRRIWDQHEGILQAVIAGDAQQAEDLARQHITRTATVLLARLTSQREPVPVATAS, encoded by the coding sequence GTGCCGCCGCTGAAGACACAGCCGAACCTGACCGAACGCGTCTACCAGCGCATCCTCTCGGACATCGTTGGCGGCGAGCTGCCGGAGTCTGCGCGCCTGATCCAGGATGATCTGGCGCGCGACCTCGGCGTGTCGCGGCAACCGGTGCAGCAGGCGCTGCTCCTGCTGCGCAATCAGGGTTTTGTGCGCGAGGCGCCGGGGCGAGGCCTGGAAGTCGCGCCGATCGACACCGACTTCATCCGCAATCTCTATGAAATCCGCGCCGTTGCCGAAGGCCTCGCCTCGCGGCTCGCGGCGACCCGCGGCGCCGAACGCGCCGCCGACGAAGGCCCCAAACTGATCGAGGACGGCCGCCGCGCCGAGCGCGAGCATTCGGTCGAGAAGCTGATCGAGGCCGACGTCAAGTTTCACGAATTCCTCTACGAGATCTCCGGCAACTCGGTGATCCAGGACACCACCCAGCCGCATTGGCTGCATCTGCGTCGCCTGATGGGCGAGGTGCTGATGCGCGACGAGACCCCGCGGCGGATCTGGGACCAGCACGAGGGCATCCTGCAGGCGGTGATCGCGGGCGACGCGCAGCAGGCCGAGGATCTTGCGCGGCAACACATTACGCGGACCGCCACCGTGCTGCTGGCGCGGTTGACCAGTCAGCGCGAGCCCGTGCCGGTCGCGACGGCGTCCTGA